A region from the Dendropsophus ebraccatus isolate aDenEbr1 chromosome 1, aDenEbr1.pat, whole genome shotgun sequence genome encodes:
- the PUS7L gene encoding pseudouridylate synthase PUS7L — protein MEERPIDLSSLSYVSDHTGFYGTIKNSPADFVVAEVNLSGRLTTNIYMEVKEELQAQQSSKENCKKPKLCLSTDGANIQDTIDFAAKDICEAMADKGDNVFEGLDLPDSEADQYNVLNTLLGQDVQGSLTNFACSVRSAFESKVSGGEEQCELSLGQFPNKHARAILHSSVRQAFPFLLTFTRSTEVFVKPNLDYQTLSLLTSEEEADKFFTFIDAKVENSRFTFQPDVCKEHRTSVHHFISKKFGKLVETKSFSEKGSDELQKVCITVRFREKKGSSGKRQRSEEKADIFTAFTLKKENLETLEAIAYLASLLGVLPSDFSYAGIKDKRAITYQSVVVKKISSERLREIEGLLEKRGMKIYNIHPTNKHLHLGELSGNHFTIIVRDVRCHSDDISEDLEKRVDEAVHSVKNRGFINYYGPQRFGKGQNVQSHKIGLALLKEEMPQAIKLFFTPEEGDDPVNKAKKYFSQTEDIKGTISLMPAYKVRERMLLRALNRYGMNDEGCVRGWLSIPHSMRIFYIHAYCSKVWNEAASYRIATYGTKVVEGDLVLHNQDSSEKSLSDRVYVVTNAEEEEKVYSMHQVVLPMPGHSIRYPTNQVGQWYKKALASAGLQSCKFRVGTLQLNVPGCYRPIIKFPHQLIYEPVIEVDEQSQGKESEHTLSKKRSFKLSFTLDSSCYATVCLREMMKCNL, from the exons ATGGAAGAAAGACCTATTGATCTTAGCTCTCTTTCCTATGTAAGTGATCACACTGGCTTTTATGGAACCATTAAAAATTCTCCAGCCGACTTTGTTGTAGCAGAGGTTAATCTCTCCGGTCGACTTACTACAAACATCTACATGGAAGTAAAGGAAGAATTACAAGCACAGCAAAGTAGTAAAGAAAACTGCAAGAAGCCCAAGCTTTGTCTAAGCACTGATGGAGCTAACATTCAAGATACAATTGACTTTGCTGCCAAAGATATATGTGAGGCTATGGCTGACAAGGGTGATAATGTTTTTGAGGGCCTAGATCTTCCCGATTCTGAGGCAGACCAATATAATGTCCTTAACACTTTGTTGGGTCAAGATGTGCAGGGATCCCTAACCAACTTTGCATGCTCAGTCCGATCTGCCTTTGAATCTAAAGTATCTGGAGGTGAAGAACAGTGTGAACTGTCTTTGGGCCAATTCCCGAACAAACATGCTCGAGCCATTCTCCACAGTTCTGTGCGACAGGCATTCCCATTTCTTCTCACCTTTACCAGAAGCACTGAGGTTTTTGTTAAGCCAAACCTGGATTACCAAACGCTTTCCTTGCTGACATCTGAAGAGGAGGCAGACAAATTCTTTACATTTATAGATGCAAAAGTGGAAAACTCAAGGTTTACATTTCAGCCAGATGTGTGTAAAGAACACAGGACATCTGTACATCATTTCATCAGTAAGAAATTTGGGAAGCTGGTAGAAACCAAGTCCTTTTCCGAGAAAGGCTCTGATGAACTGCAGAAAGTGTGTATAACTGTTAGATTCCGGGAGAAAAAAGGCTCATCTGGAAAGAGACAGAGATCAGAGGAAAAAGCTGACATATTTACAG CTTTTACCCTTAAGAAAGAGAACCTGGAAACTCTGGAAGCTATTGCCTACCTGGCCTCTTTACTTGGTGTTCTTCCCTCGGACTTTAGCTATGCTGGTATTAAAGATAAGAGAGCCATCACATACCAGTCTGTGGTTGTGAAGAAAATTTCTTCAGAAAG ACTGCGTGAAATTGAAGGGTTACTTGAAAAAAGGGGGATGAAGATCTACAACATACATCCTACTAACAAGCATTTACATCTTGGTGAGTTAAGTGGAAACCATTTCACCATTATCGTGAGAGATGTAAGATGTCATAGTGATGATATATCAGAAGACCTTGAGAAGAGAGTTGATGAGGCCGTACATAGTGTCAAG AACAGAGGATTTATTAACTATTATGGACCACAAAGGTTTGGGAAAGGGCAGAATGTGCAGTCGCATAAGATTGGATTAGCATTACTAAAGGAAGAAATG CCACAGGCTATCAAATTGTTTTTCACCCCTGAGGAAGGTGATGATCCTgtaaataaagcaaaaaaatatttttcccaaaCCG AGGACATTAAAGGTACCATTTCTCTAATGCCAGCCTATAAAGTCCGTGAGAGAATGCTTCTGCGGGCACTGAATAGATATGGGATGAATGATGAGGGATGTGTACGAGGATGGCTCAGTATTCCACATTCCATGCGCATCTTTTACATTCATGCATATTGCAGTAAGGTCTGGAATGAAGCTGCATCTTATAGGATAGCTACCTATGGCACCAAAGTTGTAGAAGGGGACCTTGTACTTCACAACCAGGATTCAAGTGAAAAATCATTGAGTGACAGA GTTTATGTTGTTACAAATGCAGAAGAGGAAGAAAAGGTATATTCTATGCATCAA gtAGTACTTCCTATGCCAGGACACAGTATCAGATATCCTACTAATCAGGTCGGACAGTGGTATAAAAAGGCTCTTGCCAGTGCTGGGCTGCAGTCCTGTAAGTTTCGAGTTGGCACATTGCAGTTGAACGTTCCTGGCTGTTACAGACCTATAATAAAGTTTCCTCATCAATTGATTTATGAACCAGTTATAGAGGTTGATGAACAAAGCCAGGGAAAAGAGTCTGAACATACATTATCTAAAAAAAGATCATTTAAACTGTCATTCACATTAGATTCTTCCTGTTATGCTACTGTTTGTCTTCGGGAGATGATGAAGTGCAACTTGTAA